In a genomic window of Litoribacterium kuwaitense:
- a CDS encoding iron-containing alcohol dehydrogenase encodes MNTHTLQKQPVKDVSFHDFLMPGHFRFGVDAFYTLADEVQKLKVKKLVVVSDKGLERVGVVQRVLDLLEPLGIEMSTFTDISGEPTFRLLKKAVQFVKQEESELVIGIGGGSALDVAKATAALVDKTDVEPFISGEQTIASRNVHCILLPTTSGTGSEVTMNAIFGDEDQALKRGIVSPSFLPDLAIIDPALTVSCPPRVTAASGVDAFTHAIESYIAVKATPLTKIYAEQAMKLFAANITKAVHHGKNVNARVGMSWVSALAGVSLANAGVGAVHALAYPLGGQYHIEHGVANALLMPYVFEVTGTTCTQEMVDVAGYVSLGNYTERPHEALHAVVGYLYDLLITLDLPTSLQELGIQNADLPALAQQAATVERLLANTPYRLTEEKILHIYEKAYQGKLQRG; translated from the coding sequence TTGAACACACACACGCTACAAAAACAGCCGGTCAAAGATGTTTCATTTCATGATTTTTTGATGCCTGGACATTTTCGTTTTGGTGTTGATGCGTTTTACACCTTGGCTGATGAAGTGCAAAAACTAAAGGTGAAGAAGCTTGTCGTTGTCAGTGATAAGGGGCTCGAGCGCGTCGGCGTCGTTCAACGAGTTCTTGATTTACTGGAACCCCTCGGTATCGAGATGAGCACCTTTACCGACATTTCCGGAGAACCGACGTTTCGTCTGTTGAAAAAAGCTGTGCAGTTTGTGAAGCAGGAAGAAAGTGAGCTTGTGATAGGGATTGGCGGCGGGAGCGCGCTTGATGTTGCGAAGGCGACTGCCGCGCTCGTTGACAAAACAGACGTAGAACCATTCATCAGTGGCGAGCAGACGATTGCGTCGCGAAACGTCCATTGTATCTTACTGCCGACGACTTCCGGTACGGGATCAGAAGTGACGATGAATGCCATTTTCGGAGATGAAGACCAGGCATTAAAGCGAGGCATCGTGAGCCCGAGCTTCCTTCCCGACCTTGCGATCATCGACCCTGCCCTGACGGTATCTTGCCCGCCGCGGGTGACGGCGGCTTCTGGTGTAGACGCTTTTACGCATGCCATCGAATCTTATATTGCTGTGAAAGCGACGCCGCTTACAAAAATCTATGCCGAACAAGCGATGAAGCTCTTTGCGGCAAATATTACGAAAGCCGTCCATCACGGGAAAAATGTAAATGCGAGAGTCGGGATGAGCTGGGTCAGTGCGTTGGCGGGCGTCTCGCTAGCAAATGCCGGTGTCGGCGCGGTTCATGCCCTTGCTTATCCACTTGGTGGTCAATATCACATTGAACATGGTGTCGCTAACGCATTGCTTATGCCATATGTGTTTGAAGTGACTGGCACAACGTGTACCCAAGAGATGGTCGATGTGGCAGGCTATGTGTCTCTTGGCAACTATACGGAGCGACCTCATGAGGCGCTTCATGCGGTTGTTGGCTATTTGTATGACTTACTGATAACACTCGACCTGCCGACATCACTCCAGGAGCTAGGGATTCAAAATGCAGATTTACCGGCTTTAGCGCAGCAAGCTGCAACGGTCGAACGTCTCTTAGCGAATACCCCTTATCGCTTGACAGAAGAAAAGATACTCCACATCTATGAAAAAGCTTATCAAGGAAAACTGCAAAGAGGGTGA
- a CDS encoding ester cyclase — protein MVEEPRNEEKQETGTLTQTVNQDDKVFYGDAKQVNRLGYADYNEFSKNTARKQSLQGFDDDYLDFVDYIIKITHRIWEEKAIGLIYQTYHNDVIMHAGSTNIQGVNEVVSGTLQTLHAFPDRTLIAENVIWSGNDQEGFLSSHRIMSNATNLGDSSFGSATGRRASFRTVADCFVHSNRIVEEWLVRDNLHLVQQLGFDPVVIAKQLAKQGENKASLQSHFGASQTMRGQLEPELYVSQATSFDIGDFILEMYNKVWDWRLFNHVKDFYTDHAVVHYICDKDLVGAEQIQGMLISLFASFPRAKFTVDRVTCNEGVTHDEWDVAVRWRLQGLHEGIGYFGQPSKQPVEILGISHLKVRGERIVEEWITFDGLDVLRQIYLGISEGEDDVTEQCVHDD, from the coding sequence ATGGTTGAAGAGCCTCGAAACGAAGAAAAACAAGAAACAGGTACACTGACGCAGACTGTGAATCAAGACGATAAAGTTTTCTATGGTGATGCAAAACAAGTCAATCGTTTAGGGTACGCGGACTATAACGAGTTTTCCAAAAATACCGCCCGCAAACAGAGCTTGCAAGGCTTTGACGATGACTATTTAGATTTTGTTGATTACATTATTAAAATTACGCATCGGATTTGGGAAGAGAAAGCGATTGGTTTGATTTATCAAACGTATCATAATGACGTCATCATGCATGCTGGTTCAACAAATATTCAAGGTGTGAATGAAGTCGTATCAGGAACGTTGCAAACGCTCCACGCTTTTCCAGATCGAACGTTAATTGCTGAAAATGTCATCTGGTCTGGGAATGATCAAGAAGGATTTCTTTCTTCGCACCGGATTATGTCAAACGCAACAAATTTAGGCGATTCAAGCTTCGGATCGGCGACAGGCAGACGAGCGTCGTTCAGAACCGTTGCCGACTGCTTCGTCCATTCGAATCGCATCGTTGAAGAATGGCTTGTCCGTGACAATTTACACCTCGTTCAGCAGCTCGGCTTTGACCCTGTTGTCATTGCCAAACAGCTTGCCAAGCAAGGGGAGAATAAAGCATCGTTGCAATCCCATTTTGGAGCCAGTCAAACGATGAGAGGACAGTTAGAGCCTGAATTGTACGTATCTCAAGCGACTAGCTTTGACATCGGTGATTTCATCCTGGAGATGTACAACAAAGTGTGGGATTGGCGCTTATTTAATCATGTTAAAGACTTTTACACCGATCACGCGGTCGTTCACTATATTTGTGATAAAGATTTGGTCGGTGCGGAGCAAATTCAAGGGATGCTTATCAGCTTGTTTGCGTCCTTCCCGAGAGCAAAGTTTACAGTTGATCGGGTGACCTGCAACGAAGGTGTCACTCATGATGAATGGGATGTTGCTGTACGCTGGCGCTTGCAAGGGCTCCATGAAGGGATTGGCTATTTTGGTCAGCCGAGCAAACAGCCGGTGGAGATTCTCGGTATTTCTCATTTGAAAGTTCGTGGCGAGCGGATTGTCGAAGAATGGATCACGTTTGATGGACTGGATGTCTTAAGGCAAATCTATCTAGGGATCAGTGAAGGCGAGGACGACGTTACAGAGCAATGCGTGCATGATGACTAG
- a CDS encoding SDR family NAD(P)-dependent oxidoreductase has translation MSDFSELKDKKVLVTGGSKGIGKDIALAFAKHGASVVISGRNEPVLSETVQQLKLHHENCFYVTADMQKVADIYAMVDHAAHTMGGLDIVVNNAGVNIPKPATEVTEDDWDTILDTNLKGSFFCSQRAGQYMIPQKQGKIINIVSQMAFVGYVKRAAYCSSKGGAVQLTKALAVEWAPYQVKVNAVAPTFIETELTANMFADDDFYQDVLHRIPLGKLAQPSDVTGAVIFLASDMANFITGETIKVDGGWTAI, from the coding sequence ATGAGTGACTTTTCGGAATTAAAAGACAAGAAAGTGTTAGTGACTGGCGGAAGTAAAGGGATTGGGAAGGACATCGCGCTCGCTTTTGCAAAACATGGTGCGAGCGTAGTCATATCGGGGCGGAACGAACCTGTACTATCTGAGACCGTTCAACAATTAAAACTACATCACGAAAATTGTTTCTATGTGACAGCTGATATGCAAAAAGTAGCGGACATCTATGCCATGGTCGATCATGCTGCTCACACGATGGGGGGATTAGACATCGTCGTGAACAATGCCGGTGTGAACATTCCGAAGCCGGCGACCGAAGTGACAGAGGACGACTGGGACACCATTCTCGATACGAATTTAAAAGGGAGCTTCTTCTGCTCGCAACGGGCTGGACAATATATGATTCCGCAAAAACAAGGAAAAATCATTAATATTGTTTCACAAATGGCATTTGTCGGCTACGTAAAGCGCGCCGCCTATTGTTCGAGCAAAGGAGGAGCTGTCCAGCTTACGAAGGCGCTAGCGGTAGAATGGGCGCCATATCAGGTTAAAGTGAACGCTGTTGCCCCTACATTTATTGAGACGGAGCTCACGGCAAACATGTTTGCCGATGACGACTTTTACCAAGATGTGTTACATCGAATACCGCTCGGTAAGTTGGCGCAGCCTTCAGATGTTACCGGTGCTGTGATTTTTCTCGCATCTGACATGGCGAATTTTATCACCGGAGAAACGATTAAAGTCGACGGTGGATGGACGGCTATTTAA